One window of Nocardia sp. NBC_00508 genomic DNA carries:
- a CDS encoding zinc-dependent dehydrogenase: MKALRYYAPEDVRLEEIPEPECGPEEIKLRVRNCSTCGTDVKIFYNGHQNLTPPRTIGHEIAGEVVAVGSSLRELYGTDWRIGDRAQVIAAVPCGECHECGRGWMAVCQNQTSVGYQYDGGFAEYMIVPSQVLRVGGLNRIPDNVGYDEASAAEPFACAINAQELLGIEEGDTVVVFGAGPIGCMHIRIARGVHRCGPVFLVDVNAERLKLSANAVQPDEVIDATEVDVVERVMELTGGRGADVVITATAANITQEQAIAMAARNGRISFFGGLPKTNPVITCDSNVVHYRQLHIHGANGSAPEHNRRALEYISTGKVPVKDLITHHISLENVLDAFSIVKNGEAIKVTVEP; the protein is encoded by the coding sequence ATGAAGGCGCTGCGCTACTACGCACCCGAGGACGTCCGCCTGGAGGAGATCCCCGAGCCGGAGTGTGGTCCGGAAGAGATCAAGCTCCGGGTGCGCAACTGCTCGACGTGCGGTACGGATGTCAAGATCTTCTACAACGGCCACCAGAACCTCACCCCTCCGCGCACAATCGGCCACGAGATCGCCGGCGAGGTCGTTGCGGTCGGCTCGTCGTTGCGGGAGTTGTACGGCACGGATTGGCGGATCGGCGACCGCGCACAGGTCATCGCCGCAGTGCCTTGTGGCGAGTGCCACGAGTGCGGCAGGGGCTGGATGGCGGTCTGTCAGAATCAGACGTCGGTGGGGTACCAGTACGACGGCGGGTTCGCCGAATACATGATCGTGCCCAGCCAGGTGCTCCGGGTCGGCGGCCTGAATCGGATCCCGGACAACGTCGGATACGACGAGGCTTCAGCGGCCGAGCCCTTCGCCTGTGCCATCAACGCCCAAGAGCTGCTCGGCATCGAGGAGGGTGACACGGTCGTCGTCTTCGGTGCCGGTCCAATCGGTTGTATGCACATACGCATCGCGCGCGGCGTGCACCGCTGCGGGCCGGTCTTTCTCGTCGATGTCAATGCCGAGCGCCTCAAATTGTCGGCGAATGCAGTCCAGCCCGACGAAGTGATAGACGCGACCGAGGTCGACGTGGTGGAGCGAGTCATGGAGCTGACCGGCGGCCGTGGTGCTGATGTGGTGATCACGGCGACCGCTGCCAACATCACCCAGGAGCAGGCCATCGCCATGGCCGCACGTAATGGCCGCATTTCCTTCTTCGGCGGGCTGCCCAAGACCAACCCCGTCATCACCTGTGACTCCAACGTGGTGCACTACCGCCAATTGCACATCCATGGAGCCAACGGATCCGCACCCGAACACAACAGGCGCGCCCTCGAGTACATCTCCACCGGCAAAGTACCGGTGAAAGACCTCATCACCCACCACATCTCGCTGGAAAACGTGCTGGACGCCTTCTCGATCGTCAAGAACGGCGAGGCGATAAAAGTCACCGTGGAGCCCTGA
- a CDS encoding PTS mannitol transporter subunit IICBA: protein MSITPPESGISARVRVQRFGTFLSNMVMPNIGAFIAWGLITALFIEKGWITALTDQWGDDSWVAQIGGWGDHASGGIVAPMITYLLPILIGATGGRIVYDTRGAVVGAIATMGVIAGADVPMFLGAMIVGPLGGWVIKKLDALWDGKIRPGFEMLVNNFSAGICGGALAVAGFFGIGPLVSTFSRFAGNVVDFLVDHGLLPLTSVFIEPAKVLFLNNAINHGILTPLGTSQASESGKSILFLLEANPGPGLGLLLAYAVFSRGAAKLSAPGAAIIHFLGGIHEIYFPYVLMKPKLIVATIAGGMAGVFINVLFGSGLRAPAAPGSIIAVYAQTASGSFLGVTLSVVCATTVTFLVAALLLKTDRVTDEPDLADATAAMEAMKGKRSIASTALSSTGTIATPAISSIVFACDAGMGSSAMGASVLRRRIQSAGFAEVSVVNQAISHLTDSYDLVVTHEDLADRARERTPSAIHVSVDDFMNSPEYDEIVAMIARADRVSAPVDGKPVQNDRISGTDVLSLDSIVLSGQAGTRADAINEVGELLVAVGAVDASYVDSMHERERSISTYMGNRLAIPHGTNGAKTKIRHSGISVVRYPEAIDWNGKPVEFVIGIAGAGDDHLALLNRVAQVFVDEDQVERLRAARTPDEVKAVLDNSDD, encoded by the coding sequence ATGTCTATCACCCCACCGGAGTCCGGTATCAGCGCGCGGGTGCGTGTGCAGAGGTTCGGTACGTTCCTGTCGAACATGGTCATGCCGAATATCGGCGCCTTCATCGCCTGGGGCCTGATCACCGCCCTGTTCATCGAGAAAGGCTGGATCACGGCCTTGACCGATCAATGGGGCGACGACAGCTGGGTTGCCCAGATCGGCGGCTGGGGCGATCACGCCAGCGGGGGCATCGTCGCGCCGATGATCACCTACCTGTTGCCGATCTTGATCGGGGCCACCGGCGGCCGGATCGTCTACGACACCCGCGGCGCTGTCGTGGGTGCGATCGCCACGATGGGTGTGATTGCGGGCGCGGATGTGCCGATGTTCCTGGGTGCGATGATCGTGGGCCCCCTCGGTGGCTGGGTCATCAAGAAGCTCGACGCGCTCTGGGACGGCAAGATCCGCCCCGGTTTCGAGATGCTCGTGAACAACTTCTCAGCGGGGATCTGCGGCGGGGCCTTGGCTGTGGCCGGTTTCTTCGGCATCGGTCCCCTGGTGTCCACATTCAGCCGCTTCGCAGGCAATGTCGTGGATTTCCTGGTCGACCACGGCCTGCTGCCGCTGACCTCGGTGTTCATCGAACCCGCGAAGGTGTTGTTCCTCAACAACGCCATCAACCACGGCATCCTGACACCACTGGGCACCAGCCAGGCCAGCGAGAGCGGAAAGTCGATTCTGTTCTTGCTGGAGGCCAATCCAGGTCCGGGTTTGGGACTCCTGTTGGCCTATGCGGTGTTCAGCCGAGGTGCGGCGAAGTTGTCGGCTCCCGGGGCGGCGATCATTCACTTCCTCGGCGGTATCCACGAGATCTACTTCCCCTACGTGCTGATGAAGCCGAAACTGATCGTGGCCACCATTGCCGGTGGCATGGCCGGTGTCTTCATCAACGTGCTGTTCGGCTCCGGTCTGCGCGCGCCCGCCGCGCCCGGATCGATCATCGCGGTATATGCGCAGACTGCCAGTGGCAGCTTTCTCGGAGTCACGCTGTCCGTCGTCTGCGCGACGACCGTGACGTTTTTGGTCGCTGCTCTCCTGCTGAAGACAGACCGAGTAACCGACGAACCCGACCTGGCCGACGCCACCGCCGCCATGGAGGCGATGAAGGGCAAGCGTTCCATTGCCTCCACCGCGCTCTCGTCGACCGGCACGATCGCCACACCAGCCATTTCCAGCATTGTTTTCGCTTGTGATGCCGGAATGGGCTCCTCCGCCATGGGTGCCTCCGTGCTGCGCAGGCGGATCCAGAGTGCGGGATTCGCTGAGGTCAGCGTCGTCAACCAGGCGATCTCGCACCTGACCGACAGCTATGACCTTGTCGTCACCCACGAGGACCTGGCCGACCGGGCGCGGGAGCGGACGCCCTCGGCCATTCATGTTTCCGTCGATGACTTCATGAACAGTCCTGAATACGACGAAATCGTCGCCATGATCGCACGTGCCGACCGGGTCAGCGCCCCGGTGGACGGCAAACCGGTCCAGAACGACCGGATCTCAGGCACCGACGTGCTCTCCCTCGACTCGATTGTGCTGTCCGGTCAGGCCGGTACCAGGGCCGACGCTATCAATGAGGTCGGCGAACTGCTGGTCGCCGTAGGCGCGGTCGACGCGTCGTATGTCGACTCCATGCACGAGCGGGAGCGATCGATCTCTACGTACATGGGCAACCGGCTTGCGATTCCGCACGGCACAAACGGGGCGAAGACGAAGATTCGTCATTCGGGGATCTCGGTCGTGCGCTACCCGGAGGCCATTGACTGGAACGGCAAGCCGGTCGAGTTCGTCATCGGCATCGCTGGGGCCGGAGATGACCATCTGGCGCTGCTGAACCGTGTTGCCCAGGTCTTCGTGGATGAGGACCAGGTTGAGCGGCTGCGTGCGGCGCGAACGCCCGACGAGGTCAAAGCGGTCCTCGACAACAGTGACGATTGA
- a CDS encoding enoyl-CoA hydratase-related protein, with protein sequence MTALQYRHLLIARAGGAVRITMNRPDRRNALSAEHLAELLAAFRAVGESDATGIVLAAAGPVFSAGHDFADVAARDLLGVRELLTVCTELMSTIESVPQVVVARVHGLATAAGCQLVASCDLAVAAESAGFALPGGKGGWFCHTPAVPVARAIGRKRLMELALTGDPIDAHTAAGWGLINRVVPDADLDAAVDDLLARATRGSRASKALGKRTLYAQLDRPEDDAYAIALEVMAAAAQLPDAREGMTAFLEKRRPVWPD encoded by the coding sequence ATGACTGCCCTGCAGTACCGGCATCTGCTCATCGCGCGTGCCGGCGGTGCCGTCCGTATCACGATGAACCGGCCGGATCGGCGCAATGCCCTGTCCGCCGAGCATTTGGCCGAGCTCCTGGCCGCCTTCCGGGCCGTCGGGGAAAGCGACGCCACCGGCATCGTGCTGGCTGCCGCCGGTCCGGTGTTCTCCGCCGGTCACGACTTCGCCGATGTCGCCGCGCGCGATCTGCTCGGAGTGCGCGAGCTGCTGACGGTGTGCACCGAGCTGATGTCGACCATCGAGTCGGTGCCGCAGGTGGTGGTCGCGCGGGTACACGGCCTGGCGACCGCGGCCGGCTGCCAGCTGGTGGCCTCCTGTGACCTCGCTGTCGCCGCCGAATCGGCGGGGTTCGCGCTGCCCGGGGGCAAGGGCGGCTGGTTCTGCCACACGCCTGCGGTGCCGGTGGCACGTGCGATCGGCCGTAAGCGCCTGATGGAGCTGGCGCTGACCGGCGATCCGATCGATGCGCACACGGCCGCGGGGTGGGGCCTGATCAACCGCGTCGTGCCCGACGCCGACCTGGACGCCGCCGTCGACGACCTGCTGGCCCGCGCCACGCGCGGCAGCCGCGCCAGCAAGGCGCTCGGCAAGCGAACCCTCTACGCGCAGCTCGACCGGCCCGAGGACGACGCCTACGCCATTGCCCTGGAAGTCATGGCTGCTGCCGCCCAATTGCCGGACGCGCGCGAGGGCATGACCGCGTTCCTGGAGAAGCGCCGGCCGGTGTGGCCGGACTAG
- a CDS encoding DeoR/GlpR family DNA-binding transcription regulator encodes MDSDTRQSKILEHARTSGRVDVGELASAFGVATETIRRDLRVLADRRLVKRVHGGAIPLESAAFESGVDYRSRVDLAQKHRIAAAAAGLLHGAETIYLDEGFTPRLIAEKIADRELTVVTSSLLAAEVLADSAGITVLLLGGRMRGRTLATVDHWALRMLGELVIDLAYLGTNGISVEHGLTTPDPAVAAVKSQAVSRSKRSVLVAADSKFGMTSFCRFAEVADFEALITGVELPVVEARRFEALGPSVIRA; translated from the coding sequence GTGGATTCAGACACGCGCCAGTCGAAAATTCTGGAGCACGCCCGGACCAGTGGCAGGGTCGACGTGGGCGAGCTGGCTTCCGCATTCGGGGTGGCTACCGAAACCATCCGTCGCGATCTGCGTGTGCTGGCCGATCGGCGGCTGGTCAAACGGGTGCACGGCGGGGCGATCCCGCTCGAGAGCGCGGCGTTCGAGTCGGGCGTGGACTACCGCAGCCGAGTGGACCTCGCGCAGAAGCACCGGATTGCCGCCGCCGCGGCGGGCCTGCTGCACGGAGCCGAAACCATATATCTCGATGAGGGTTTCACACCGCGCCTCATTGCCGAGAAGATCGCCGACCGCGAGCTGACCGTGGTCACCTCGTCGTTGCTCGCCGCCGAGGTTCTTGCTGATAGCGCGGGGATAACTGTCCTTTTGCTCGGAGGACGCATGCGCGGCCGCACGCTTGCCACCGTGGACCACTGGGCACTGCGCATGCTGGGCGAACTCGTCATCGACCTCGCCTACCTTGGTACGAACGGTATTTCGGTCGAACACGGCCTGACCACGCCGGATCCGGCGGTCGCCGCGGTGAAGAGCCAGGCGGTCAGCCGCTCCAAGCGCAGTGTCCTCGTCGCCGCGGACAGCAAGTTCGGGATGACCAGCTTCTGCCGCTTCGCCGAGGTCGCGGATTTCGAGGCATTGATTACCGGCGTGGAACTGCCGGTGGTCGAAGCCCGGCGGTTCGAGGCTCTCGGCCCCTCGGTCATACGTGCGTGA
- a CDS encoding putative PEP-binding protein — MTGLMQDKANTSVLYGTPAVPGVIAAPAVRPTPRVRIDTGIEPIDTPDRASEVHALHGAAAAVAERLRNRAAASTGAAAEVLSANAAMATDRGWLGAADRLIDAGASAAAAAAAATDQFADMFSKVGGLMAERVTDLRDVCDRVLAELAGAPEPGIPTPARPSILLADDLAPADTAGLDPNLVVGLATSLGGPTSHTAIIARQLGIPCVVAVEGLDDVAAGTDILLDGSAGRVLVRPDPETAATAVTAYRASADRAARWTGPGATADGHRVEVLANVQDGTGARAARRGPAEGVGLFRTELCFLDREFEPTAEEQAARYREVLDAYPEAKVIIRTLDAGSDKPLRFAGHSDEANPALGVRGYRIAARDSGLLDRQLDAIAAAAADSGRAPWVMAPMISTVAEAKAFADRVRARGLVPGVMIEVPAAAIMAEAILEQVDFASIGTNDLAQYVMAADRMSPQLASFTDPWQPAVLELVARTSAAGRLLGKPVGVCGEAAADPVLACVLAGFGITSLSAAATAVAAVGAALATVTIDDCRRAAAAVLATTDPQAARAAARSVIAGDTAR; from the coding sequence ATGACGGGATTGATGCAGGATAAGGCCAATACTTCGGTGCTTTACGGCACTCCGGCGGTGCCCGGGGTGATCGCCGCGCCCGCTGTCCGGCCGACGCCACGGGTACGGATCGACACCGGAATCGAGCCGATCGACACGCCCGATCGGGCATCCGAGGTGCATGCTCTGCACGGGGCCGCCGCGGCTGTCGCCGAACGGTTGCGGAATCGGGCGGCCGCCTCGACCGGCGCGGCCGCCGAGGTGCTGTCGGCAAATGCGGCGATGGCGACCGACCGCGGTTGGCTCGGCGCCGCGGACCGGCTGATCGATGCCGGGGCTTCCGCGGCCGCCGCGGCGGCCGCCGCCACCGACCAGTTCGCGGATATGTTCAGCAAGGTCGGGGGTTTGATGGCCGAACGCGTCACAGATCTGCGCGACGTCTGCGACCGGGTCCTGGCCGAGCTCGCCGGCGCACCGGAGCCCGGGATTCCCACCCCCGCGCGACCGTCGATCCTGCTGGCCGACGACCTCGCACCGGCCGATACCGCCGGTCTGGATCCGAACCTCGTCGTCGGTCTGGCCACCTCGCTGGGCGGGCCGACCAGCCACACCGCGATCATCGCGCGCCAGCTCGGCATCCCGTGCGTGGTCGCTGTCGAGGGGCTCGATGACGTCGCCGCCGGGACGGACATCCTGCTGGACGGATCGGCCGGGCGCGTGCTCGTGCGCCCGGATCCCGAGACCGCGGCGACAGCCGTCACGGCCTACCGCGCCTCGGCGGATCGGGCCGCGCGGTGGACCGGGCCAGGCGCGACCGCCGACGGACATCGAGTCGAGGTCCTGGCAAACGTGCAGGACGGCACCGGGGCACGGGCGGCACGCCGCGGCCCGGCCGAAGGTGTCGGACTGTTTCGGACCGAATTGTGTTTCCTGGACCGCGAATTCGAGCCGACCGCCGAGGAACAGGCGGCCCGCTATCGTGAAGTGCTCGACGCCTACCCCGAGGCGAAGGTGATCATCCGCACCCTCGATGCCGGATCCGACAAGCCGCTGCGCTTCGCGGGCCATTCCGACGAGGCCAACCCCGCGCTCGGTGTGCGCGGATACCGGATCGCCGCGCGTGACAGCGGACTGCTGGACCGCCAGCTCGACGCTATCGCCGCCGCGGCAGCCGACAGCGGACGCGCCCCGTGGGTAATGGCGCCGATGATTTCCACTGTGGCAGAAGCGAAGGCGTTCGCCGATCGGGTCCGCGCCCGCGGCTTGGTGCCCGGCGTCATGATCGAGGTGCCCGCCGCCGCGATCATGGCGGAAGCCATCCTCGAGCAGGTCGACTTCGCGTCGATCGGCACCAACGATCTCGCCCAGTACGTAATGGCCGCCGACCGGATGTCGCCGCAGCTGGCCTCCTTCACCGACCCCTGGCAGCCCGCGGTGCTCGAGCTCGTCGCTCGAACATCAGCAGCCGGTCGCCTGCTCGGCAAACCCGTCGGCGTTTGTGGCGAAGCCGCCGCCGACCCGGTGCTGGCCTGTGTGCTCGCTGGTTTCGGCATCACCTCCCTGTCCGCGGCCGCCACGGCGGTCGCCGCCGTCGGGGCCGCACTGGCCACCGTCACGATCGACGACTGTCGCCGCGCCGCCGCCGCGGTCCTGGCGACGACCGATCCGCAGGCCGCCCGCGCGGCGGCCAGATCCGTTATCGCGGGGGATACAGCCCGGTAA
- a CDS encoding DeoR/GlpR family DNA-binding transcription regulator: MYAEERQHAIAALVGQRGRVSVTDLSEQFGVTTETVRRDLAVLDRTGLVRRVHGGAVPAATLTAIELGTTEREGSRAAEKDRIGKAALEFLPPAGGSILLDAGTTTARIAAHLPTDRELVAVTNSVPIAARLSGYANVRLHLIGGRVRGITQAVVGADAIRMLGELRIDVAFIGTNGLTIAHGLSTPDPDEAAVKRMMVASAHRVVVVTDSTKIGREDLIRFAPIEECDALVTDDELLPSARNELSEYSIEVVTA; the protein is encoded by the coding sequence ATGTACGCGGAAGAGCGGCAGCATGCCATCGCCGCACTGGTCGGGCAACGCGGCCGCGTATCCGTCACCGATCTGTCGGAGCAGTTCGGCGTGACCACCGAGACCGTGCGCCGCGACCTTGCGGTCCTCGACCGGACCGGACTGGTCCGCCGGGTGCACGGCGGGGCGGTGCCCGCGGCGACGCTGACGGCGATCGAACTCGGCACCACCGAGCGCGAGGGCAGCCGTGCGGCCGAGAAGGACCGGATCGGCAAGGCGGCGCTGGAATTTCTGCCACCCGCCGGTGGCAGCATCCTGCTCGATGCGGGCACCACCACGGCACGCATCGCGGCGCATCTACCCACCGATCGCGAGCTGGTCGCGGTAACGAACTCCGTGCCGATCGCGGCCCGGCTGAGCGGATACGCGAACGTGCGGCTGCACCTGATCGGCGGCCGGGTCCGCGGGATCACCCAGGCCGTGGTCGGCGCCGACGCCATCCGGATGCTGGGCGAGCTGCGCATCGACGTCGCCTTCATCGGGACCAACGGGCTCACGATCGCGCACGGGCTGTCCACTCCGGATCCGGACGAAGCGGCGGTCAAGCGGATGATGGTGGCCAGCGCGCATCGGGTCGTCGTGGTCACCGACTCCACCAAGATCGGCCGTGAGGATCTGATCCGTTTCGCACCGATCGAAGAATGCGACGCACTGGTCACCGATGACGAGCTGCTGCCGTCGGCGCGGAACGAGCTGTCCGAGTACAGCATCGAGGTAGTGACCGCGTGA